In a single window of the Streptomyces cinnabarinus genome:
- a CDS encoding zinc ribbon domain-containing protein, translating into MYYAGAVRNAPVSRGEASDEEWGGPELFFLRCTWCGTATIRRAVCPACWSSELVTERSEGVGVVASRRSAPVEQGALWPVRMKEGFVVRCRVEGPPHAVRPGVQVRLAGSAISFVSPGGRVIRHEPLVRLRVDVPLDGWIRDAG; encoded by the coding sequence GTGTATTACGCGGGAGCGGTCAGAAACGCGCCGGTGTCGCGGGGTGAGGCGTCCGACGAGGAGTGGGGCGGCCCCGAGCTGTTCTTCCTGCGCTGCACCTGGTGCGGTACCGCCACCATCCGCCGGGCCGTGTGCCCGGCCTGCTGGTCCTCCGAGCTGGTGACGGAACGCAGCGAGGGCGTGGGCGTGGTCGCGTCCCGCCGGTCCGCCCCCGTGGAGCAGGGCGCCCTGTGGCCCGTGCGGATGAAGGAGGGGTTCGTCGTACGGTGCCGGGTCGAAGGCCCGCCGCACGCCGTGCGTCCCGGGGTTCAGGTCCGGCTCGCCGGGTCGGCCATCTCGTTCGTCAGCCCCGGGGGCCGGGTCATCCGCCACGAACCCCTGGTCCGCCTCCGCGTCGACGTCCCCCTCGACGGCTGGATCCGCGACGCGGGTTGA
- a CDS encoding FIST signal transduction protein: MNHTSPPRSGVVRAHATGPVHRAVTRLVTELERGLTGRGATALLYFASSSYDPTVLAPAIAAHFPHTVAIGCSTAGEFTDLRNGTGGISAVVLPDDVVTHAAAALGDLGEDPGRGTAAALGALERLTHSQLRHLDTARHVGFVLIDGVRGAEEEVNDMLGNAAPLLDFVGGSAGDDFALRSTWVAVGADVSYEGVALMVCRSAAPYRVVKTCSFTPTGQVLRVTRADPASRLVHEFDGRPAAEAYADAVGLAVTALDVDVFMDRPVGLMIDNHPWIRTPQAVAPGGGLHFWAQIMPGMEVEIMRSGDLLTDTRAVLRRARLDLGGAAGAVLFNCGFRRLEMDAKGLSPAFPTALDGIPTAGFHTYGESWLGHVNQTLTGVVFGSSAGRLC; the protein is encoded by the coding sequence ATGAACCACACCTCACCCCCGCGCTCCGGCGTCGTCCGCGCCCACGCCACCGGCCCCGTCCACAGGGCGGTCACCCGACTGGTCACCGAGCTCGAACGCGGCCTGACGGGACGCGGCGCCACCGCGCTGCTCTACTTCGCCTCCAGCTCCTACGACCCCACCGTGCTCGCCCCGGCCATCGCCGCCCACTTCCCCCACACGGTGGCGATCGGATGCTCCACGGCCGGAGAGTTCACCGACCTGCGCAACGGCACGGGCGGCATCTCGGCGGTCGTACTGCCGGACGACGTGGTCACGCACGCAGCGGCGGCGCTGGGCGACCTGGGTGAGGATCCCGGCCGGGGCACGGCGGCCGCGCTCGGCGCCCTGGAACGACTCACCCACAGCCAGTTGCGTCACCTCGACACGGCCCGGCACGTGGGGTTCGTACTGATCGACGGTGTGCGCGGCGCCGAGGAGGAGGTCAACGACATGCTGGGCAACGCGGCGCCGCTGCTCGACTTCGTCGGCGGCTCGGCCGGGGACGACTTCGCTCTCCGGTCCACCTGGGTGGCTGTGGGCGCGGACGTGTCGTACGAGGGTGTGGCGCTGATGGTGTGCCGCAGCGCGGCGCCGTACCGGGTCGTCAAGACGTGTTCCTTCACCCCGACGGGCCAGGTGCTCCGGGTGACCCGCGCCGACCCCGCCTCGCGGCTGGTCCACGAGTTCGACGGACGCCCGGCCGCCGAGGCCTACGCCGACGCGGTCGGCCTCGCGGTGACAGCACTGGACGTCGACGTCTTCATGGACCGCCCGGTGGGGCTGATGATCGACAACCACCCCTGGATCCGGACACCCCAGGCGGTCGCCCCGGGCGGCGGCCTGCACTTCTGGGCACAGATCATGCCCGGCATGGAGGTGGAGATCATGCGCTCGGGCGACCTGCTGACCGACACCCGTGCCGTGCTGCGCCGGGCGCGTCTGGACCTCGGCGGGGCCGCCGGTGCCGTGCTGTTCAACTGCGGGTTCCGGCGCCTGGAGATGGACGCCAAGGGCCTCTCCCCCGCATTCCCCACCGCCCTCGACGGGATCCCCACCGCCGGTTTCCATACCTACGGCGAGAGCTGGCTGGGCCATGTGAACCAGACATTGACGGGGGTGGTGTTCGGTTCCTCCGCCGGCCGGTTGTGCTGA
- a CDS encoding sigma-54-dependent Fis family transcriptional regulator, with protein sequence MADPDDSFITAARLRPEISQSWRRSLMSGLRPDSGVRLEASMDIDRRGRLQIAAAPVLDQLALELADTGFGILLADSRARIIARRFGERRLETAFDRAGIAIGSLFLEETTGTNSIATAFELRRGCAVLGEEHYIESFKGFSCYGHPLISRVTGRLEGVLDISCPAHLANPLLGPFLARAAREIESQLLLGAREAEQRLLAAYQTAAAGGRRAVAAFAEGVVMASAKAMELLDPCDHAVLRGLAADLPARDHSVRREVELSSGRSVSVTLRAVPGTGGVLAELTDEASPRPRVPRAGERMGWIRVEAAGDIAGHRGSRRPVLVCGEPGTGRSTTVATLAEGQVVRRWDTVELLRADAVDLVRQVAAESPEVVVVEDVHLLSPPLVAQVARLLSAERVWTVLTSAPLADLAPEHAALAARCLARIELPPLRARREEIPSLVRSFVHRLYPEARVRFTPQALEALAAHPWPGNLHELREVLRQVLEHRSAGDITRADLPPMLREAARTRHLSLVERAEYETILAALRGCSGNKVHAARRLGMSRATLYRRIRALGIDDTDTVTASRTGGTGVRAHADGC encoded by the coding sequence ATGGCAGATCCGGACGACTCTTTCATCACCGCGGCCCGGCTCCGGCCGGAGATATCCCAGTCCTGGCGGCGGTCACTGATGAGCGGGCTGCGGCCGGACTCGGGAGTGCGCCTGGAAGCGTCCATGGACATCGACCGACGCGGCAGGCTCCAGATCGCGGCCGCGCCGGTGCTGGACCAACTGGCCCTGGAGCTGGCCGACACCGGATTCGGCATTCTGCTCGCCGACAGCCGGGCACGCATCATCGCGCGGCGGTTCGGCGAGCGGCGGCTGGAAACCGCCTTCGACCGGGCGGGGATCGCCATCGGCAGCCTGTTCCTGGAGGAGACCACCGGCACCAACTCCATCGCCACGGCCTTCGAGTTGCGGCGCGGGTGCGCGGTGCTCGGTGAGGAGCACTACATCGAGTCGTTCAAGGGCTTCTCCTGCTACGGCCACCCGCTGATCAGCCGCGTCACGGGCCGACTGGAGGGTGTGCTGGACATCAGCTGTCCCGCGCACCTGGCCAATCCGCTGCTGGGCCCGTTCCTCGCGCGCGCGGCCCGCGAGATCGAGAGCCAGCTGCTGCTGGGTGCGCGAGAAGCCGAGCAGCGGCTGCTGGCCGCCTACCAGACGGCCGCGGCAGGCGGGCGGCGTGCGGTGGCCGCGTTCGCGGAGGGGGTCGTCATGGCCAGCGCCAAGGCCATGGAACTCCTGGACCCCTGCGATCACGCGGTGCTGCGCGGCCTGGCCGCCGACCTGCCGGCGCGTGATCATTCCGTCCGGCGGGAGGTCGAGCTGTCCTCCGGGCGATCGGTGAGCGTGACCCTGCGGGCGGTGCCGGGGACCGGCGGGGTGCTGGCCGAGCTCACGGACGAGGCGAGCCCCCGGCCGCGGGTGCCGCGCGCCGGCGAGCGCATGGGCTGGATCCGGGTGGAGGCGGCCGGGGACATCGCCGGTCACCGAGGGTCCCGCCGGCCTGTGCTGGTCTGCGGGGAGCCCGGCACCGGGCGCTCGACCACCGTGGCGACGCTGGCCGAGGGGCAGGTCGTACGTCGGTGGGACACGGTGGAGTTGCTGCGCGCGGACGCCGTGGACCTGGTCCGGCAGGTCGCGGCCGAGAGCCCCGAGGTCGTCGTGGTGGAGGACGTACATCTGCTGTCACCGCCCCTGGTCGCCCAGGTCGCGCGGCTGCTGTCGGCCGAGCGGGTCTGGACCGTGCTGACCAGTGCCCCGCTCGCGGATCTCGCACCCGAGCACGCCGCGCTGGCCGCGCGCTGCCTGGCGCGGATCGAGCTGCCCCCGCTGCGGGCGCGCCGCGAGGAAATCCCGTCCCTGGTGCGGTCGTTCGTCCATCGCCTGTATCCGGAGGCGCGGGTGCGGTTCACCCCGCAGGCGCTGGAGGCGCTGGCCGCCCATCCCTGGCCCGGCAACCTGCATGAACTGCGCGAGGTGCTGCGGCAGGTACTGGAGCACCGGTCGGCGGGGGACATCACCCGCGCGGACCTGCCCCCGATGCTGCGGGAGGCGGCACGGACAAGGCACCTGAGTCTGGTGGAGCGTGCCGAGTACGAGACGATCCTCGCCGCCCTGCGCGGTTGTTCCGGCAACAAGGTGCACGCCGCGCGGAGGCTAGGGATGAGCCGTGCCACCCTCTACCGGCGCATACGGGCCCTGGGCATCGACGACACGGACACGGTGACGGCGTCCCGGACCGGGGGCACCGGTGTCCGTGCCCACGCTGACGGATGCTGA
- a CDS encoding cation acetate symporter, with protein sequence MTAIERLPGGEHSFPVIAVFIVFVVLAMFLALWLTPDRDTPSDYFVSERRLSAVRNGFAMFGDYVSAATLLGTPGLIALTGYDGIAYLTGPVVGCVILLFLVAGPVHSTGRFTLGDCLAQRLRPRPVYTAASVSTLVICLLYLIVQMVGAGSIAASILGIPGELPRTAVVCALGFLMIMYVLIGGMRATTAMQMIKAVLLLGTLGALVVWVLGRFGFDPSALLTAAAGTSDRGADFLRPGGYFAGDTGGLDLLSLELAMALGTAGLPHLLMRLGAVPTAAKARKSVRLMTWLTGGACLMAGVLGFGAAALVGGQSIAADSPAGNTAVPLLAEVLGGPPLVSIVSCVAFATILAVVAGVTLAAATSLSHDLYVTVLKRGVASEKREVLVARLAVVVIGVTATALSLYAQNVNISFLAGLAFALAASANLPALVYSIYWPRFTTRGATWSIYGGLASSVLLVVLSPDLTGSPTALLPELDIAVFPLHNPALVSVPIAFLLGWLGSVRDTREAGGARYAEAEVRVLTGAPGRD encoded by the coding sequence GTGACCGCGATCGAACGCCTGCCCGGTGGCGAGCACTCCTTCCCCGTCATCGCAGTCTTCATCGTCTTCGTCGTCCTCGCGATGTTCCTTGCACTGTGGCTCACGCCCGACCGGGACACCCCCAGCGACTACTTCGTCAGCGAACGGCGGCTGTCCGCCGTGCGCAACGGGTTCGCGATGTTCGGCGACTACGTCTCCGCCGCCACCCTCCTCGGCACGCCGGGCCTGATAGCGCTGACGGGCTACGACGGCATCGCCTATCTCACCGGTCCGGTCGTCGGATGTGTGATCCTCCTGTTCCTGGTCGCCGGACCGGTGCACAGCACGGGCCGGTTCACGCTCGGCGACTGCCTCGCCCAGCGGCTGAGACCGAGGCCGGTGTACACGGCGGCCAGCGTGTCCACGCTGGTGATCTGCCTGCTCTATCTGATCGTCCAGATGGTCGGCGCGGGGTCGATCGCGGCATCGATCCTCGGCATCCCCGGAGAACTGCCTCGTACGGCCGTCGTCTGCGCCCTCGGCTTCCTGATGATCATGTACGTGCTGATCGGCGGGATGCGCGCGACCACCGCGATGCAGATGATCAAGGCCGTGCTGCTGCTGGGCACGCTGGGGGCACTGGTCGTCTGGGTGCTGGGCCGCTTCGGTTTCGACCCGAGCGCCCTGCTCACGGCCGCGGCCGGGACGAGCGACCGCGGCGCGGACTTCCTGCGTCCGGGCGGGTACTTCGCGGGCGACACCGGCGGCCTCGACCTGCTCAGCCTGGAGCTGGCCATGGCGCTGGGGACCGCGGGACTGCCACATCTGCTGATGCGGCTGGGAGCGGTGCCCACGGCGGCGAAGGCCCGCAAGTCGGTACGGCTGATGACATGGCTGACCGGCGGGGCGTGCCTGATGGCGGGCGTGCTGGGCTTCGGCGCGGCCGCCCTGGTGGGCGGGCAGAGCATCGCGGCCGACAGCCCTGCGGGCAACACGGCCGTGCCCCTGCTGGCGGAGGTGCTCGGCGGCCCGCCGCTGGTCTCCATCGTCTCGTGCGTGGCATTCGCGACGATCCTCGCCGTGGTCGCCGGCGTCACGCTGGCCGCAGCGACGTCACTGAGCCACGACCTCTACGTGACGGTGCTCAAGCGCGGGGTCGCCTCGGAGAAGCGCGAGGTCCTCGTCGCCCGGCTCGCGGTCGTGGTCATCGGCGTGACCGCGACCGCGCTGTCCCTGTACGCCCAGAACGTCAACATCTCCTTCCTCGCGGGACTGGCCTTCGCCCTCGCGGCCTCCGCCAACCTGCCCGCGCTCGTCTACAGCATCTACTGGCCGCGGTTCACCACCAGGGGCGCCACCTGGAGCATCTACGGCGGCCTGGCCTCCTCGGTACTGCTGGTGGTGCTGTCCCCGGACCTGACCGGCTCCCCGACCGCGCTCCTGCCGGAGCTGGACATCGCCGTGTTCCCGCTGCACAACCCCGCCCTGGTCTCCGTGCCGATCGCCTTCCTCCTCGGCTGGCTCGGCTCGGTGCGTGACACCCGCGAGGCCGGCGGGGCGCGGTACGCGGAGGCGGAGGTGCGTGTCCTGACCGGCGCCCCCGGCCGGGACTGA
- a CDS encoding MFS transporter: MSSAGSAIEWFDFFIYGTAAALVFNTLFFPASDPLVGTLLAFMTFAIGFVARPLGGIVFGHFGDRVGRKPALVTALFLMGGSTTLIGLLPTYDVIGPAAPVLLVVLRLLQGIAVGGQWGGAVLIATENAPRGRRGLYGSFAQLGVPAGLMLSSLVFLVITSTLDEQQFTSWGWRVPFLCSIALVLVALFAQFKLEETADSQEAREDREESGTSRSPIVEVLRKHPKNVLLAAGAVVVVGAGFYLFVTYMLAYGTTVLGMPKSTLLNAVLVGAALQVPALMAFGALSDRVGRRKVYLAGAAGMGLWAYPAFLLMNTEQWPLVTLALVVGQLLFATMYGPQAAFFSELFSARVRYSGASLGYQLGIMLGGAFTPIIATWLEAKYDSFVPVAGFLVAAAAISCVCVLVLSETYRQESEPQPQATVDADDEPSLTAS; this comes from the coding sequence GTGAGCAGCGCCGGATCGGCCATCGAATGGTTCGACTTCTTCATTTACGGAACGGCCGCCGCGCTGGTCTTCAACACCTTGTTCTTCCCGGCATCCGACCCTCTGGTCGGCACCCTGCTGGCTTTCATGACGTTCGCCATCGGATTCGTGGCGCGTCCGCTGGGCGGGATCGTCTTCGGGCACTTCGGCGACCGGGTGGGCCGCAAGCCCGCGCTGGTGACGGCCCTGTTCCTGATGGGCGGCTCCACGACGCTGATCGGGCTGCTGCCGACGTACGACGTCATCGGTCCGGCCGCCCCCGTGCTGCTCGTCGTCCTGCGCCTGCTGCAGGGCATCGCCGTGGGCGGCCAGTGGGGCGGAGCCGTGCTGATCGCCACCGAGAACGCCCCGCGGGGGCGGCGTGGCCTGTACGGCAGTTTCGCGCAGCTGGGAGTGCCGGCCGGGCTGATGCTGTCCAGCCTGGTCTTCCTCGTCATCACGTCCACGCTCGACGAACAGCAGTTCACCTCGTGGGGCTGGCGGGTGCCGTTCCTGTGCAGCATCGCCCTGGTCCTGGTCGCGCTCTTCGCCCAGTTCAAGCTTGAGGAGACCGCCGACAGCCAGGAAGCACGCGAGGACCGCGAGGAGTCCGGCACCTCCCGTTCCCCGATCGTCGAGGTACTGCGCAAGCACCCCAAGAACGTGCTGCTGGCGGCCGGGGCGGTTGTCGTCGTCGGCGCGGGCTTCTATCTCTTCGTCACCTACATGCTGGCGTACGGCACCACGGTCCTCGGCATGCCGAAGAGCACCCTGCTCAACGCGGTCCTCGTCGGCGCCGCACTCCAGGTCCCCGCGCTGATGGCCTTCGGAGCCCTCTCCGACCGCGTCGGGCGCCGCAAGGTGTACCTGGCCGGCGCGGCCGGCATGGGACTGTGGGCGTACCCCGCCTTCCTGCTGATGAACACCGAGCAGTGGCCGCTGGTCACCCTGGCCCTGGTCGTCGGGCAGCTGCTGTTCGCCACGATGTACGGCCCGCAGGCGGCCTTCTTCTCGGAACTCTTCTCCGCCCGGGTGCGCTACTCCGGCGCCTCGCTCGGCTACCAGCTCGGCATCATGCTGGGCGGCGCCTTCACGCCGATCATCGCGACCTGGCTGGAGGCGAAGTACGACTCGTTCGTGCCCGTGGCGGGCTTCCTGGTCGCGGCCGCGGCGATCTCCTGCGTGTGTGTGCTGGTGCTCAGTGAGACCTACCGGCAGGAGTCGGAGCCTCAGCCGCAGGCCACGGTCGACGCCGATGACGAGCCGTCCCTGACGGCGAGCTGA
- the cyaB gene encoding class IV adenylate cyclase translates to MIEAELKARVHAPEAVMRQLDERATARVEVYRDTYYDRLDGSLEKAGEELRVRTVHGVDGTRTVLTHKGAAVDAESGSKPEHEARVEDADQAHAILRGLGYAELIAFEKRCRNHDFTAHGRQMLATLVWVPEIDGTFLEVETLVDEDDVSAALDDIRAVLAELGIGTADLTLETYTGAVAAQRAV, encoded by the coding sequence GTGATCGAGGCGGAGTTGAAGGCGCGCGTGCACGCCCCCGAAGCTGTGATGCGGCAGCTGGACGAGCGAGCCACCGCTCGGGTCGAGGTGTACCGCGATACCTACTACGACCGGCTGGACGGCTCGCTGGAGAAGGCAGGCGAAGAACTGCGGGTACGGACCGTGCACGGCGTGGACGGCACGCGGACCGTGCTTACGCACAAGGGCGCTGCGGTTGACGCCGAGTCCGGGTCGAAGCCCGAGCACGAGGCCCGCGTCGAGGACGCCGACCAGGCGCACGCCATCCTCCGCGGGCTCGGTTATGCGGAGCTGATCGCGTTCGAGAAGCGGTGTCGGAACCATGACTTCACCGCGCACGGTCGGCAGATGCTCGCCACGCTCGTATGGGTGCCCGAGATTGACGGCACATTCCTGGAGGTCGAGACCCTGGTTGACGAGGACGATGTGTCCGCGGCCCTCGACGACATCCGCGCAGTGCTCGCCGAGTTGGGCATCGGCACGGCGGATCTGACCCTGGAGACGTACACGGGAGCAGTCGCGGCCCAACGGGCGGTCTGA
- a CDS encoding SAM-dependent methyltransferase — protein sequence MSTTQAASFWDGIYADRAIGDAPQPNVRLTETVAGLPPGDALDLGCGDGGDALWLARQQWRVTATDISAVAVERLANLARAHGLNERVTALRHDLQKSFPSGEFELICAHYLHTPYDLNRAAVLRTAAHALRTGGRLLVVDHGSAAPWSWNQDPDIHYPSPWEVAADIALDPATWTVERADTPQRIATGPGGRTAEVTDHILLIRRTA from the coding sequence ATGAGCACAACCCAAGCGGCCTCGTTCTGGGACGGCATCTACGCGGACCGAGCGATAGGCGACGCCCCTCAGCCGAACGTCCGCCTCACCGAGACGGTGGCGGGCCTGCCGCCCGGTGACGCGCTGGACCTGGGATGCGGCGACGGCGGAGACGCGCTGTGGCTCGCCCGCCAGCAGTGGCGCGTCACAGCCACCGACATCTCCGCCGTGGCGGTCGAGCGGCTCGCCAACCTCGCCCGCGCACACGGCTTGAACGAGCGCGTCACCGCGTTGCGGCACGACTTGCAGAAGTCCTTCCCGTCCGGCGAGTTCGAGCTGATCTGCGCCCACTACCTGCACACCCCCTACGACCTGAACCGGGCAGCAGTCCTGCGCACGGCGGCGCACGCACTGCGCACAGGCGGACGGCTGCTGGTCGTCGACCACGGCTCGGCCGCGCCGTGGTCTTGGAACCAGGACCCCGACATCCACTATCCGAGCCCGTGGGAGGTCGCCGCGGACATCGCTCTGGACCCGGCCACGTGGACCGTCGAACGGGCCGACACACCACAGCGGATCGCGACAGGCCCGGGCGGGCGCACCGCCGAGGTCACCGACCACATCCTCCTGATCCGCCGCACCGCCTGA
- a CDS encoding DUF485 domain-containing protein → MSYDAFQPRSASARDDLAAPRPTTPPPPSFAQIQAGPAIATLRGARRPAVAVLGAVLGLYLLNPLLAVGAPGLVAVRLFGSVNVGMALSLLLGALSLTVTYWHGRRARRFDPLAAQVRATFEREEER, encoded by the coding sequence ATGAGCTACGACGCATTTCAGCCCCGGTCGGCCTCGGCCCGGGACGACCTGGCCGCCCCCCGGCCCACGACGCCACCACCGCCCTCCTTCGCTCAGATTCAGGCCGGTCCGGCGATCGCGACACTGCGCGGGGCGCGTCGCCCCGCCGTCGCCGTCCTGGGCGCCGTCCTCGGGCTCTACCTGCTGAACCCCCTGCTCGCCGTCGGCGCGCCCGGTCTCGTGGCCGTCCGGCTGTTCGGCTCCGTCAACGTGGGCATGGCCCTGAGCCTGCTCCTCGGAGCGCTCAGCCTGACCGTGACGTACTGGCACGGGCGGCGTGCCCGCAGGTTCGATCCGTTGGCCGCCCAGGTCCGTGCCACCTTCGAGCGGGAGGAGGAGCGGTGA
- a CDS encoding DinB family protein produces MPSSTHRNRRRDTPPPRTANSEAEVLRGFLDYLRTSIAAKVDGAPEPQVRTAAVSSGTNLLGLLNHLTFVERALFLGDDITNWKATFQPAPTDSVADVVAHYRDAVQRANQVLDKCTDLGAPLPRPESNRPAPTTRWALTHMIEETGRHAGHADILRELIDGVTGR; encoded by the coding sequence ATGCCCAGCTCCACTCACCGCAACCGCCGCCGCGACACCCCACCGCCCCGCACCGCGAACAGCGAGGCCGAGGTCCTGCGCGGATTCCTCGACTACCTCCGGACGTCGATCGCCGCGAAGGTCGACGGCGCTCCCGAACCACAGGTGCGCACAGCCGCGGTGTCGTCGGGCACGAACCTGCTCGGCCTGCTCAACCATCTGACCTTCGTCGAGCGGGCGTTGTTCCTCGGGGACGACATCACCAACTGGAAGGCGACCTTCCAGCCCGCGCCCACGGACAGCGTGGCCGATGTCGTGGCCCACTATCGGGACGCGGTGCAGCGCGCGAACCAGGTGCTCGACAAGTGCACCGACCTCGGCGCACCACTCCCCCGCCCGGAGTCGAACCGCCCCGCTCCCACCACCCGCTGGGCCCTCACCCACATGATCGAGGAGACCGGCCGTCACGCGGGGCACGCGGACATCCTCCGCGAATTGATTGACGGCGTCACCGGCCGTTGA
- a CDS encoding SRPBCC family protein — MPTYHVTVTTSASPEDVWKLLVDAASWPLWSKVDSLDTARSVGLDPGGDDGIGAVRAFRTGRSVTGERLTEKVERRLLAYEGAFNSSLHDYHARIELRPTSNSGTVISWSGEYRTSWLLRWVMPRYLQKFMQGMAEGLARYAEEGRPTC; from the coding sequence ATGCCCACGTACCACGTCACGGTGACCACCAGCGCCTCTCCGGAGGATGTCTGGAAGCTGCTGGTCGACGCCGCCAGTTGGCCGCTGTGGTCAAAGGTCGACAGCCTGGACACGGCACGGTCGGTGGGCCTCGACCCAGGCGGCGACGACGGCATCGGTGCCGTCCGGGCCTTCCGGACGGGCCGCAGCGTGACCGGGGAACGGCTCACCGAGAAGGTCGAGCGCCGCCTCTTGGCCTACGAAGGTGCTTTCAACTCCTCGCTGCACGACTACCACGCGCGCATCGAACTGAGGCCGACATCCAACTCAGGCACAGTCATCTCCTGGTCCGGCGAGTACCGGACGAGCTGGCTGCTGCGCTGGGTCATGCCGCGCTATCTCCAGAAGTTCATGCAGGGCATGGCGGAAGGACTGGCACGCTATGCCGAGGAAGGCAGGCCGACTTGCTGA